A stretch of the Geovibrio thiophilus genome encodes the following:
- a CDS encoding endonuclease III domain-containing protein, whose translation MGNKKLNIDFVYDVLEAEYERLEKPSVTALAEKKRDPFRVLVSTIISLRTKDEVTVAASERLFAVADTPQKTLELDTEIMEKLIFPAGFYRNKTKTIKDISAILIEKYAGKVPADIDELVKLKGVGRKTANLVLVEGFQIPAVCVDIHVHRIFNRLGYLSTKDPDKTETELRKRLPQKYWIKLNEMMVTYGKYICRPVSPFCSACRLFECCDKVGVTTRR comes from the coding sequence ATGGGAAATAAAAAGCTCAACATAGATTTTGTCTACGATGTTCTGGAAGCCGAGTACGAAAGGCTGGAAAAACCCTCCGTAACCGCTCTGGCGGAGAAGAAGCGAGATCCCTTCAGGGTGCTGGTCAGCACAATTATATCCCTGCGCACGAAGGATGAGGTAACAGTCGCCGCCTCCGAACGCCTTTTCGCAGTTGCGGACACGCCGCAGAAAACCCTTGAACTTGATACGGAAATCATGGAGAAACTCATATTCCCCGCAGGCTTCTACCGCAACAAAACCAAAACAATTAAGGACATAAGTGCTATACTCATAGAAAAGTACGCAGGAAAAGTTCCCGCCGATATTGATGAACTCGTCAAACTCAAAGGAGTGGGAAGAAAGACAGCAAACCTAGTATTGGTAGAAGGTTTTCAGATACCCGCAGTCTGTGTGGACATACATGTTCACCGCATTTTCAACAGGCTGGGATACCTGAGCACCAAAGACCCCGACAAAACAGAGACAGAGCTCCGCAAGAGGCTCCCGCAGAAATACTGGATCAAGCTGAACGAAATGATGGTGACCTACGGCAAATATATCTGCCGCCCGGTTTCCCCCTTTTGTTCCGCTTGCAGGCTTTTTGAATGCTGTGATAAAGTCGGCGTCACCACAAGGAGGTAA
- the coaE gene encoding dephospho-CoA kinase (Dephospho-CoA kinase (CoaE) performs the final step in coenzyme A biosynthesis.) has translation MYLGLTGNIAGGKTTVAKMFERLGCYTVDTDILSRRVMAPGGLAYPMVVDAFGVDVVDNEGNIDRTALRKIVFNDDAARKRLEGIVHPAILKTEAKLVGEIKGKDDRAIILTQAALCVETGAYTRFDGLIVVYCEPEEQLRRLMNRDNITREEAEKIIRTQMPIDEKLKYADFVVNNSGTQEETEKDVKRVFDLIILMKQAMRQKS, from the coding sequence ATGTATCTTGGACTTACAGGAAACATAGCCGGCGGGAAAACCACAGTCGCCAAGATGTTCGAGCGTCTGGGCTGTTACACTGTTGATACGGATATACTCAGCCGCAGGGTGATGGCGCCGGGCGGGCTGGCTTATCCTATGGTGGTGGACGCTTTCGGTGTGGACGTTGTGGATAACGAAGGGAACATCGACAGAACGGCGCTGCGGAAGATTGTTTTTAATGATGATGCCGCCCGTAAAAGGTTGGAAGGAATAGTTCATCCGGCTATTCTGAAAACGGAAGCCAAGCTTGTGGGCGAAATAAAAGGGAAGGATGACAGGGCGATCATCCTCACACAGGCGGCTCTCTGTGTGGAAACCGGGGCATACACCCGCTTTGACGGGCTGATTGTTGTTTACTGCGAGCCTGAGGAACAGCTCAGAAGGCTGATGAACCGTGATAATATCACAAGGGAAGAAGCGGAGAAAATTATCCGCACCCAGATGCCCATAGATGAAAAGCTGAAATACGCTGATTTTGTTGTGAATAATTCCGGTACTCAGGAAGAGACTGAAAAAGACGTTAAGCGGGTCTTTGATCTGATTATTTTAATGAAACAGGCAATGCGCCAGAAAAGCTGA
- a CDS encoding glycosyltransferase family 2 protein codes for MIKVSAVIPVYNRTETLKDAVESVLFQDYSDIEIIVVDDGSETDLTVPLKPYMNMIRFIRLEKNSGVSRARNEGIKAARGDFISFLDSDDVWLPFKISHQMEMLEQEQTKICHTNEFWYRQGKFINQSKKHARCGGYIFPQILDICRISDSSVIIAKEVFARTGMFDEGMRVCEDYDLFLRVAALYEVSYSEKKCIIKRSVTNDQLSAAISHIESVRLDSLRNFICTFNNLPKEYLSAALAEINRKEQIVKSGLIKR; via the coding sequence TTGATAAAAGTCAGCGCCGTAATACCTGTTTACAACAGAACGGAAACCCTTAAAGACGCTGTGGAATCCGTTCTGTTTCAGGATTATTCCGACATTGAAATCATAGTTGTTGATGACGGCTCCGAAACCGATCTTACCGTTCCCCTCAAGCCTTACATGAATATGATCCGTTTCATCCGGCTGGAAAAAAACTCCGGCGTGAGCCGCGCCCGCAACGAGGGGATAAAAGCCGCTCGGGGTGATTTTATATCGTTTCTGGATTCGGATGATGTATGGCTCCCGTTTAAGATAAGCCATCAGATGGAAATGCTGGAACAGGAACAGACAAAGATCTGCCACACCAACGAATTCTGGTACAGGCAGGGAAAATTCATAAACCAGAGTAAAAAACACGCCCGCTGCGGCGGATACATCTTTCCGCAGATTCTGGACATATGCAGAATAAGCGACTCCTCAGTTATCATAGCGAAGGAAGTATTCGCGCGCACCGGAATGTTTGACGAAGGCATGCGCGTATGTGAGGACTATGACCTGTTTCTGCGCGTCGCGGCGCTGTATGAAGTGAGCTACAGCGAAAAAAAATGTATCATAAAAAGATCGGTGACAAACGATCAGTTAAGCGCGGCAATAAGCCATATAGAATCGGTACGGCTGGATTCGCTCCGCAATTTCATCTGTACTTTCAATAACTTACCCAAAGAATACCTGAGCGCCGCACTGGCGGAGATAAACAGAAAGGAACAGATTGTTAAATCAGGCTTAATAAAGAGATAA
- a CDS encoding Lrp/AsnC family transcriptional regulator — MAHRIDETDVQILNLLVENSRISYADIAKAVGMKSPSVIERIKWLETEGIITGYSTQINYKKLGYDILAFIGIFIDNADNIADFEHHLKKLGKEIIGCHHVTGEYTMLIKVIVKNTEALSTLIKKLRNTPGVTKTNTILVFSTILDRSRML, encoded by the coding sequence GTGGCGCACCGTATTGATGAAACAGATGTACAGATACTTAATCTTCTCGTTGAAAACTCGCGAATTTCCTATGCTGACATAGCGAAAGCAGTGGGGATGAAATCGCCCTCCGTCATAGAGCGCATAAAATGGCTTGAGACGGAAGGGATCATCACTGGCTACTCAACGCAGATAAACTATAAAAAACTCGGCTATGACATTCTCGCCTTCATCGGTATTTTCATTGATAACGCCGACAACATAGCGGACTTTGAGCACCACCTGAAAAAGCTTGGCAAAGAGATAATAGGCTGCCACCATGTGACAGGCGAATACACCATGCTTATCAAGGTCATAGTAAAAAATACAGAAGCGCTCAGCACGCTGATCAAAAAGCTCCGCAATACCCCGGGAGTAACGAAGACGAATACCATACTTGTTTTCTCCACCATACTCGACCGCTCAAGGATGCTTTGA
- a CDS encoding ATP-binding protein, with the protein MPRVNFNYVKCTRCGKCVPVCPQEIIKMNSSGSPFAFPENDCLCCEKCVAVCPVNAITVECD; encoded by the coding sequence ATGCCAAGAGTAAATTTTAACTATGTAAAATGTACGCGATGCGGCAAATGTGTTCCTGTGTGTCCTCAAGAGATCATTAAGATGAACAGTAGCGGTTCTCCTTTTGCTTTTCCAGAGAATGACTGTTTATGCTGTGAAAAATGTGTTGCAGTTTGTCCAGTCAACGCAATTACGGTTGAATGTGATTAG
- a CDS encoding LysM peptidoglycan-binding domain-containing protein: MKKYLAIIPAIFFVVSCAGSKPAGPKYSSLVQEPAAVEEPEELDTEGTVQLEAFSPIFLTDEISKRELNYGLLPSKPQFHFDDIGETRYVYDVIPLVEEDRYEYYVKRFTQDIPNVFQNWLNRSNKYLYIVKDILRREGVPDELAYLPFTESGFNATAISRAGASGMWQFMRGTGKSYDLNDNFWVDERRDFEKATTAAARHLRDLYEDLGDWHLALAAYNAGMGKIIRAIRMYESRDFYTLAKYSYLKQETKDYVPKYLALRHIFCNYQEFGFETPVETPLIFDRLTVDRQVNLYVIAKLTGTSYSALKELNPELKTPVTPPVGSYTIRIPYGTAESAGTQIASMSQDELLMYKIYNAKRGEKLDSIAKKYSVSVNDIKSSNGLLHTKLYTDTPIFIPVKKYHDPALDREFAKVLKPYNPKVHVVRKGENLSTIARKYGLGLNEVVAMNKGIKPSKIRPGQNIIVSVDYKRSDKRYVAQKTTYKKYNTAAAKKKRHVVKSGESLWAIAQKYGTTVNAIKRTNKLSGSQILPGKVLIITD; encoded by the coding sequence ATGAAAAAATATTTAGCAATTATACCCGCAATTTTTTTTGTTGTATCATGCGCAGGCAGCAAGCCCGCAGGTCCCAAGTACTCTTCCCTCGTGCAGGAGCCTGCCGCTGTGGAAGAGCCCGAAGAGCTGGACACTGAGGGCACAGTGCAGCTTGAAGCCTTCTCTCCGATATTCCTCACGGACGAAATATCGAAGAGAGAGCTTAACTACGGGCTGCTCCCCTCCAAGCCTCAGTTCCACTTTGACGACATAGGCGAAACCCGCTACGTTTACGATGTTATCCCTCTGGTGGAAGAGGACAGGTACGAGTACTACGTCAAACGCTTCACGCAGGACATCCCCAACGTTTTTCAGAACTGGCTTAACCGCTCAAATAAATATCTCTACATAGTTAAAGACATCCTCCGCAGGGAAGGAGTGCCGGACGAACTGGCTTATCTTCCCTTCACTGAAAGCGGCTTCAACGCCACTGCTATCTCCCGTGCGGGAGCAAGCGGCATGTGGCAGTTCATGAGGGGCACAGGCAAAAGCTACGATCTTAATGACAACTTCTGGGTCGACGAACGCAGAGACTTTGAGAAAGCGACAACCGCCGCCGCCAGACACCTTCGTGATCTCTATGAAGACCTCGGCGACTGGCATCTGGCTCTTGCCGCCTACAACGCCGGAATGGGTAAAATCATACGCGCTATCAGGATGTACGAATCCAGAGACTTCTACACTCTCGCGAAATACAGCTACCTCAAGCAGGAAACCAAGGACTATGTTCCCAAATATCTGGCACTGCGTCATATATTCTGCAACTATCAGGAGTTCGGCTTTGAAACCCCCGTGGAGACACCTCTCATATTCGACCGCCTCACGGTTGACAGGCAGGTGAACCTCTACGTAATCGCCAAACTCACAGGCACAAGCTACAGCGCCCTGAAAGAACTTAATCCCGAGCTCAAAACTCCCGTTACTCCTCCTGTGGGTTCATACACCATCAGAATCCCCTACGGAACTGCGGAAAGTGCAGGCACACAGATAGCTTCCATGTCTCAGGATGAGCTTCTGATGTATAAAATCTACAACGCCAAAAGAGGCGAAAAACTCGACAGTATCGCCAAGAAATACAGCGTCAGCGTAAACGATATAAAATCATCCAACGGTCTGCTCCACACTAAGCTTTACACAGACACACCTATATTCATACCGGTAAAAAAATACCACGACCCTGCCCTTGACAGGGAATTTGCGAAGGTTCTCAAGCCTTACAACCCTAAGGTGCATGTGGTCAGAAAGGGTGAAAACCTTTCAACCATCGCCCGCAAGTACGGTCTCGGACTAAACGAAGTCGTGGCTATGAACAAAGGAATTAAGCCCAGCAAAATACGCCCCGGGCAGAACATCATAGTTTCAGTGGACTACAAAAGAAGCGACAAAAGATATGTGGCTCAGAAAACCACATACAAGAAATACAACACAGCAGCAGCCAAGAAAAAACGTCATGTGGTTAAAAGCGGCGAGTCTCTCTGGGCGATAGCACAGAAATACGGGACAACCGTAAACGCCATCAAAAGAACCAACAAGCTCTCAGGCTCTCAGATCCTTCCGGGCAAGGTGCTGATAATCACGGATTAA
- a CDS encoding YkgJ family cysteine cluster protein, giving the protein MCGKPDNKIECVMCGACCIAFDISVLGKKAGEPCAHLTAGRQCGIYENRPWGCRGYRPDELCVLFSSLSEEDKVRLLRKIYGV; this is encoded by the coding sequence ATGTGCGGGAAGCCTGATAACAAAATAGAGTGCGTAATGTGCGGCGCATGCTGCATCGCCTTTGACATAAGCGTGCTGGGCAAAAAAGCGGGTGAGCCCTGTGCGCATCTCACGGCAGGCAGACAATGCGGCATATACGAAAACAGACCGTGGGGATGCAGGGGCTATAGGCCGGACGAACTCTGCGTTCTGTTCTCCTCCCTTTCGGAGGAGGACAAGGTGCGCCTTCTGCGGAAAATATACGGAGTTTAA
- a CDS encoding fumarylacetoacetate hydrolase family protein: MKLLRFRTGKVEKKGALIDGRIRRIQGSMFEDFVVTTETYELGEVEILPPVLPSKIVCVARNYAAHAKELGNDVPTTPLIFIKPSTCLSAHEGDVIYPPSSRQVDYEGELAVVIGRHCKNVKPEKAEEYILGYTIMNDFTARDIQKEENKFTRAKCFDTFAPLGPVIETDFKWRGISVKTRVNGETKQDGTTDMMIFDIPTLISFISGVMTLLPGDVIATGTPPGVGAVRIGDIVEVEVENIGILRNYVREA, encoded by the coding sequence ATGAAGCTGCTGAGATTCAGAACAGGAAAGGTTGAGAAAAAAGGAGCGCTTATCGACGGCAGAATCAGGCGCATTCAGGGTTCTATGTTTGAGGATTTCGTTGTGACCACTGAAACATATGAGCTTGGTGAGGTTGAGATCCTGCCTCCCGTGCTTCCCTCCAAGATTGTCTGCGTTGCGAGAAATTATGCCGCACACGCAAAAGAGCTGGGGAACGATGTCCCTACGACTCCGCTGATATTCATAAAACCTTCCACCTGTCTCTCTGCGCATGAGGGGGACGTCATTTATCCTCCCTCTTCAAGGCAGGTGGATTATGAGGGTGAGCTTGCCGTGGTTATCGGCAGGCATTGTAAGAATGTAAAACCCGAAAAGGCGGAGGAGTATATCCTCGGTTATACAATAATGAACGATTTCACCGCCAGAGATATTCAGAAGGAAGAAAACAAATTCACCCGTGCGAAATGCTTCGATACCTTCGCGCCCTTAGGTCCGGTTATTGAGACCGATTTCAAATGGCGGGGAATCTCCGTGAAAACAAGGGTAAACGGCGAAACGAAGCAGGACGGGACAACGGACATGATGATATTTGATATTCCGACACTCATATCATTTATTTCGGGAGTGATGACCCTTCTCCCCGGCGATGTGATCGCCACGGGTACACCCCCGGGCGTGGGAGCTGTCAGGATCGGCGACATTGTCGAGGTTGAGGTGGAAAACATAGGCATACTGCGTAATTATGTGCGGGAAGCCTGA